One Luteibacter sp. 9135 DNA segment encodes these proteins:
- a CDS encoding LysR family transcriptional regulator → MDLSALEDFQLVARHGGFGKASRASGRSKATLSRRVADLEEALGTRLIERGGQSLALTVAGRSLLTRTEGPMHEVAEALAAARDGMDRPRGLLRVAAPQLFAQVALARLAAEFIALYPDVQIEAVAEDRIVDLVDERFDIAIRINPRKDSDLVGRCFAHDRLLLVAPPSIARPSDGDSDPFPIRAVVTSSYRDGDVWTVRDIKRAIAPQPVLRLSSLSMVRDAVAAGAGAALLPQSIVGDMLERGQLVTWGVAGDDVDLWVLHTSRRLESPKVRAFVEFMASRYPDGSFVAQA, encoded by the coding sequence ATGGACCTGAGCGCGCTCGAGGACTTCCAGTTGGTGGCGAGGCACGGCGGCTTCGGCAAGGCCAGCCGGGCCAGCGGTCGATCGAAAGCCACGCTATCGCGACGCGTGGCGGACCTGGAGGAAGCACTGGGGACCCGGCTCATCGAACGGGGCGGCCAGAGCCTGGCCCTGACCGTCGCGGGGCGCAGCCTGCTGACCCGGACGGAAGGCCCGATGCACGAAGTGGCCGAGGCCCTGGCGGCGGCGCGTGATGGGATGGATAGGCCGCGTGGGCTGCTGCGCGTGGCCGCACCGCAGTTGTTCGCGCAAGTGGCGCTGGCGAGGTTGGCGGCGGAGTTCATCGCACTTTACCCCGACGTGCAGATCGAGGCCGTTGCCGAAGATCGCATCGTCGATCTCGTCGACGAACGCTTCGACATTGCCATCCGGATCAACCCACGGAAGGACTCCGACCTCGTCGGTCGTTGCTTCGCGCACGACCGGTTGCTGCTTGTCGCGCCACCGTCGATCGCGAGACCCAGTGACGGCGACAGCGATCCCTTTCCGATCCGCGCCGTGGTGACCTCGAGCTATCGCGATGGCGACGTATGGACCGTGCGAGACATCAAGCGCGCCATCGCACCGCAACCGGTATTGCGCCTTTCGTCGCTATCGATGGTGCGCGACGCCGTCGCGGCCGGCGCAGGTGCCGCGTTGCTGCCGCAGTCGATCGTCGGCGACATGCTGGAGAGGGGACAACTGGTGACGTGGGGCGTGGCCGGTGATGACGTCGACCTCTGGGTGCTGCATACGTCTCGGCGACTCGAGAGTCCCAAGGTCCGCGCCTTCGTGGAATTCATGGCGAGCCGGTATCCCGACGGATCGTTCGTAGCACAGGCCTGA